Sequence from the Fictibacillus arsenicus genome:
TCAAATCACTTCCTGCCGGTTTTCCAAGCTGTTTTTCTGATGCTGTAAAGTCTAAAATATCATCGGTAATTTGAAAGGCCATTCCAACACAATAACCGAACTCATAAAGCATTTTCTGAAGGGAAACATCCGCTTTTGATGTGATGGCTCCTAATTGACAGCTTAAAGCAATCAGCAAGGCCGTCTTACGTTTGATACGCTTAAAATATTTTCTTATGTTCTGATCGGTATCAAATTGTTCGTTAATCTGTTCTATCTCGCCTAGGCACATCTCTTTCATTCCTTGCGCCAGAATTTGATGTGCACGCGGAATTTCGATATCCGTCATTAACTTTAGAGCTGCAGCAAAAATATAATCACCCGTGTACATGGCGATTTTACTGTCATACTTTGCCTTAACCGTCTCTCTTCCTCTTCTCATGTCAGCATCATCTACGACATCATCGTGGACAAGAGATGCCATGTGGATTAACTCTAATGCTGCTGCAGGTTTTTTTACCTGGTGAATGTTATATGTACCAAACTGCGCAGAAAGCAGAACAAATACAGGGCGGATTCTTTTTCCCCCTGCTTTTAATAACTCCATGCCGGCAGTATGAATCATAGGCTGGTCAGAACTAACCGACACCGCGAGCTGGTGTTCTATTTGCTGTAAATCTTTTTTTAAGAATGAGTATAAGTCTTTTAACTTCACTTTTATTTCACCCTATCGCCTGTTACTTATACGAAAACTTTA
This genomic interval carries:
- a CDS encoding polyprenyl synthetase family protein; translation: MKLKDLYSFLKKDLQQIEHQLAVSVSSDQPMIHTAGMELLKAGGKRIRPVFVLLSAQFGTYNIHQVKKPAAALELIHMASLVHDDVVDDADMRRGRETVKAKYDSKIAMYTGDYIFAAALKLMTDIEIPRAHQILAQGMKEMCLGEIEQINEQFDTDQNIRKYFKRIKRKTALLIALSCQLGAITSKADVSLQKMLYEFGYCVGMAFQITDDILDFTASEKQLGKPAGSDLKQGNITLPALFTICKYPEFKEKLNLYYQNKDSELLAELLKDIKSLGGIEYASRISEKYLNRAKKAARSLPDTDARDSLLKVADYIACRKF